The genomic interval CCTCGACGATGTGCGGCGCAAACGGGCTGAGCAGGAGCAGCAGCTGCTCCATGTCGCCCTTCGTGCAGCCGTTGGCGGCAAACTCGTTGACCATGGTCATCATGGACGCGATGGCGGTGTTCATCTTCAGTTCGTCGATATCCTCCGTGACCTTCTTGATGGTCTTGTGGATGATCGCCTCGTTCTTGTCCGAGATGGCCGGATCGTCCGTGCAGCTCTCGGCCAGATTCCAGACACGGTCGAGGAAGCGCTTCGAGCCCTTGACGGCCTCGTTGGACCAGGTGACGGCCTTCTCAAAATCGCCGATGAACATGATGTGCAGGCGCATGGTGTCCGCGCCGTACTGATCGACGATGTCGTTGGGATTGACGACGTTGCCGCGAGACTTGGACATTTTTTCGCCGCCCTCGCCGAGGATCATGCCATGGCTCGTGCGCTTCTGATACGGCTCCTTGGTCGGCACGACGCCGATATCATACAGGAACTTGTGCCAGAAACGGCTGTAGAGCAGGTGGAGCGTGGTGTGCTCCATGCCGCCGTTGTACCAGTCGACGGGACTCCAGTAGTCCAGCGCCTCTTTGGAAGCGAGCGCTTTGTCATTGTGCGGATCCATGTAGCGCAGGAAATACCAGCTCGAGCCGGCCCACTGCGGCATGGTGTCGGTCTCGCGCTTGGCAGGGCCGCCGCACTGCGGGCAGGTGGTGTTGACCCAGTCGGTCATCTTGCTGAGCGGACTCTCGCCGTCGTCGGTTGGCTCATAGCTGTCCACCTGCGGGAGCACGAGCGGGAGCTGATCCTCCGGGATCGGCACCCAGCCGCACTTCGGGCAGTTGACGAGCGGGATCGGCTCGCCCCAGTAACGCTGGCGGCTGAAGACCCAGTCGCGCAGCTTGTAGTTGACCTTTTCCTTGCCGAAGCCCTGCTCCACGACGTACTTCTTCATGGCGGGGATGGCTTCTTTAACGGTCATGCCGTTGAGGAAGCCGGAGTTGACCATGACGGCGCTGTCGTCCTTGGCAACGAAGGCTTCCTTCGTCACGTCGCCGCCGGCGACAACCTCGACGATCGGCAGGCCGAACTTCGTGGCAAACTCCCAGTCGCGCTGGTCGTGGCCCGGAACGCCCATGACGATGCCGGTGCCGTAGCCCATGAGGACGTAGTCCGAGACGAACATGGGCAGCGCCTTATGCGTCACGGGGTTCATGACCTCGATGCCCTCGAGACGGACGCCGGTCTTTTCCTTGTTGAGCTCGCCGCGCTCAAAATCGGACTTGTGCGCAGCCTCTTCCTGATAGGCGGCCACGGCGTCCCAGTTGGCAATGTGCGGCTGCCACTGCTTGAGCAGCGGATGCTCCGGCGAAATGACCATGTACGTCGTGCCGAAGAGCGTATCGGCACGGGTGGTGTAGACGGTGATATCGTCGCCGACATTGGTCTTGAACGTGATCTCCGCGCCGGTGGAGCGGCCGATCCAGTTGCGCTGCTGGGTCTTGACGCGCTCGATGTAATCCACATCGTCCAGATCGTCGATCAGGCGCTGGGCATACTTCGTGATGGCGAGCATCCACTGGCTCTTCTCCTTGCGCACGACCTCGCTGCCGCAGCGCTCGCAGACACCGTTGACGACCTCTTCATTCGCCAGCACGCACTTGCAGCTCGTGCACCAGTTGACGGGCATGGTGGTCTTATAGGCCAGACCGTGCTTATACATCTGCAGGAAGATCCACTGCGTCCACTTATAGTAGCTCGGATCGGTCGTATCGACCGCACGGTCCCAGTCAAAGCTGTAGCCGAGCATTTTGAGCTGCTTGGTGAAGTTGGCAATGTTGTTTTTCGTCACGACGGCCGGGTGGATATGGTTCTTGATGGCGTAGTTCTCGGTCGGCAGGCCGAAGGCGTCAAAGCCGATCGGGAACAGAACGTTGTAGCCCTGCATCCGGCGCTTGCGGCAGATGATATCCATCGCCGTGAACGGGCGCGGGTGGCCGACGTGCAGGCCCTGGCCGGAGGGGTACGGGAACTCGATCAGGCCGTAAAACTTCGGCCGCGGGTCGCCGGTGACGGCCGCGAAGGGCTTTTCTTCCTCCCAGCGCGCCTGCCATTTTTTCTCGATCGCCTGGAAATCGTACTTCATAGCATTCACTTCTCTCTGAAAAATCAAAAAATCATAAGTAGGTCACGGGGCGGAACAAGCATCCGCCCCGGTTGGTTTTGTTTTGGCGCTCAGGCGCGCATATCGGAAATGTCCACGACCTCCGCGTCGCTCCAGAGCCGCTCCAGATCGTAAAACTTGCGGGCCTCGTCCTGGAACACGTGCACGATCACACAGCCATAGTCGAGCAGGACCCAGCTGCCGCTGCGGTGTCCCTCCCGGCGCAGGACGGGTTCGCCCACGTCGTCCGCCGCCGCTTCCACGGCGTCGGTCAGGGTCTTCACGTGCGTCGAGGAGCTGGCCGTGCAGATGACAAAATAGTCTGCCAGCGTCGTCAGGTCCTGGGTTTTGAGCAGCTGAATGTTCTCGCCCTTTTTTGCGTCCAGCGCCTTGACGATGACCGCAGCAAGCTCGTTAGCAGGCATCATAATGCTACATCCTTCCTTTTTGTTACCATTTGTTTGGGCCCTGAACCGTGCCGGAAGTGGCCACGACCTGCCCATTGGATTCATAGAGAATGTCCACATCCGCGGACGTGATCTCCTTCGTATAGGGGTTGAGCCAGGTGTTGAGATAATCCAGCCACTCGTCCACGTGGATGAACACGTAGGACATACCGTTTTTGGTGCCACTGTAATTGGCGGGAATCGTCTCAAACGAGATGGCGCTCTCATCGAGCTTCAAAAACTCCTTGACATAGAACATCACATTGCCTGCCGACAGGTTTGTGGTGACATCCTTTTCATAGATGTCAATGAGTTTGTTGAGATTTGGGATGTTGTGCAGCTTCAAAAACTGGCTCGTCATGGCCTTAAGCAACTGGTGCTGCACGTCGATGCGGCCGATATCGCCGTTGGCATACGTGTTGCGGAAGCGGAACACGCCCATGGTCTGATAGCCGTTGAGGTGCTGATAGCCCTTCTGGACATGGATGCTCAGATCCTGACCGGGGTCGTCATAGTCCATATCGACCGGGACGTCAAAATCAATGCCGCCCATGGCGTCAATGAGCTCGACGAACACCTCCACGTCAAAGAGCGCATAACTGTCGACCCGGTAGCCGAGAATCTGCTCCGCGCCGCCGATGAGCGCCTCCACGCCGTCCCTGCCGTTGTTTTCGGCCGCGGCATAGTACTGGTTCATCTTCTTGGGCTTGTAGGACACGTTCACGGCCGTATCGCGCGGGATGCTGACAAACTTCAGAGACTGATTCTCCGTGTCGAGCATACCGACAAGTACGGTGTCCGTCAGGCCGGCCGCGCGGTCCTTGCCGGCGATGAGGAACGTGTAGCACCCTTTCTTGCGGCCGTCTGTGCTGACGCTCACATCGTCCGAATCGCCGTCGCTCAGGCTCGGCGGGCTGACCCAGTGGTTCATCAGGATCGCAAACTCGCCGATGAGGAGCGCCAGCACCACGACCACGATGACCGTGATGCGCACTTTTTTCTTTTTCTTGCGCTTTGCCTGCGACTGCTGCGCCTGCACGCGGTGGTTCACCGCCGCAGATGCCTCGGAAAACGGGTCGTCCTGAAAGCCGCTGCCGTCGTCGTAGGAATCGTCATAGCCGCCGTCGTAACGGTCGTAACCCTGATCGTCATATCCGCCGTAATCGCCCGGATAGCGATCGTCACTCTGTCGTCTTTTCATATTCTTTTTCCCTGCCCTGATACCAGTTTAATGCCTGCACCGTGTTCTCGTGCGGCGTGATGCCGCCGGCCTTCAGATCCTCCAGGCTCATCTTCAGCCCGAGCACCATGGCCGCATCCAGATCGGTGTAAGCGAGCCGCCGCAGCTCGTCCACGCCGTCAAAATCCCGCGACGGCTCGATATAGTCGGCCATATACAGGACCTTTTCGAGCGTGGTCATATCGGGCTTGCCGGTCGTGTGCCAGCGGATGGCATTTTCTATCTCAAGTGGTACGCCGAAACGATCCCTGGCCACGGCAGCGCCGGTTTTGGCGTGCAGGAGCTTGGTGTTGGCCGTTTCGACCGTATCGTTTATGATACCATATTTATCAGACAATAGCAATTGGTCAGATAGCTCTAATTTTTTCGTGCAATCGTGCAAAATTCCGGCCTCTGCGGCAGCATCCGGATCGCAGCCCCAGCGCTCGGCGAGGTGGCGCGCCTCGTGCTCGCAGCCCCAGACATGGGAGATACGCCGCGGCTTGAGCATGGGGTAAGCCTGCTCGCGCAGCCAGTTGAGATCGGGCTTTGCGCCGTAGAGCCGCTGCTGGATGATGTGCGCATACACATTCGGCGCGAGGTACTCGCTGCCCCGCCGCCGCGGCAGCAGCGCACGAACGGCCGTGCTCGTGACCGGGACCGGCTCGGCCGGCAGGGCGATGACGCGCGCGTCATACGTCCCGCGCAGGTAGGCGCTGAAGCGCTCGACCTCCGCATGCTCATCGCCCGTGCGGGCGAGCGCGACGAGCGTCACCTGAGCGAGCAGATACCGAAAATCGTGCCACTGCTCAAACGTCGTGAGCATATCCGTGCCGATGACGAGATACAGCTCCGCGTCCGGATTGCACGCGCTCAGCTCGCGCACGGTGTCGGCCGTGTAGCTCTTGCCGGAGCGGTGCAGCTCCATGTCAGAGACCTCCACGCCCGGCTCGCCTGCGAAGGCCATCATCGTCATGAGCAGGCGCTCCGCCGGCTCCGGGCTGCCCGCCGTGAGCTCCTTGTGCGGCGGGATGCGATCCGGAATGACGAGCGTCAGATCCGGCCGGATGGCCGCGCGCACCGCGCGCAGCGCGGCCGTATGTCCCAGATGCGGCGGGTTGAAGCTGCCGCCATAGATGCAGATCTTCATTTGCGTGCCTTTTTCACGAGCTCGATCTTCGGCTTCTGCTCGTTGCGCTTATAGAGCACAAACTTCGATCCGATGACCTGCACGGGTTCTGCGCGGCAGACCTCGGCGAGCCGGTCGCACGCCTCGCGCGCGGACAGGAGCGAGTTTTCAAGCACGCGGCCCTTGACGAGCTCGCGCGCCTTGAGCGCGTCGCTCATCTGGGTGATGATGTTGTCCGTGATGCCGCCCTTGCCGATGTGGACGATGGTGTCCTCCGTCGCGGCAAGACCGCGCAGCTGGGCGCGCTGTTTACTTGTCAGCATAGTAGTTCCTCAATTCTTCTTTCAGGATTTTGAGCGCATTCCCGCGGTGGGAAATGGCGTTTTTCTCTTCCGGGCGCAGCTCCGCCATGGAGCAGGCATAGCCGTCCGGCTGAAACACGGGGTCATAGCCGAAGCCGTTTTCCCCGCGCGGCGCAAACAGGATGCTGCCCTCGCACGTGCCGCGGGCGCGCAGGACGTCGCCGTTCGGGAACGTGCAGCAGATGCACGACACGAACCGGGCCGTGCGGTCGGTGCGGTCGCCGAGGTTATGGAGCAGGAGCGTGTAGCGCGCGGCGTCCGAATCCTCGTGCCGGCCGGTATAGCGGGCCGAGTGCACGCCGGGCGCGCCGCCGAGCGCATCGACCATAAGGCCGGAATCGTCCGCGACGGCGGGCTGCCCCGTCGCGCGGGTCACGGCGATGGCCTTCAGGTAGGCGTTTTCCTCGAAGGTCTCCCCCGTCTCGTCCACCTCAAAGTGGCAGCCGGCCGCGCTCTGCGGGATGATCTCGATGCCCATGTCCGCAAAGATGGCGCGAAACTCCTCGAGCTTATGTGCGTTGTTGCTTGCAAGGATCATGACAGCAGCGCCTCCACAAATTCCGCGGGCTTGAACTCGAGCAGATCGTCGATCTGCTCGCCAACGCCGACATATTTCACCGGCAGCTGCAGGTCGTTTGCGATGGCAAAGACGATGCCGCCCTTAGCCGTACCGTCGAGCTTTGTGAGCACGATGCCGGTGAGGTCGGCCGTGTCGAGAAACTGCTTGGCCTGGATGAGGCCGTTCTGGCCGGTCGTGGCATCGAGCACCATGAGCGTTTCGATATCGGCCTCCGGCAGCTCGCGGCGGATGACGCGGGTGATCTTATTGAGCTCGTTCATGAGGTTTGTTTTGTTGTGCAGGCGGCCGGCGGTGTCGATGATGACAACGTCCGTGCCGCGGGCCTTCGCCGCCTGAATGGAGTCGAACACCACGGCGGCGGGATCGGATCCCTCCTCGTGTTTGACGATGTCCACGCCCGCGCGCTGCGCCCAGACGGTGAGCTGGTCGGCCGCCGCGGCGCGGAACGTGTCCGCCGCCGAGAGCAGAACGCGGTTGCCTTCTTTCTTGAGCTGGGCGGCAAGCTTGCCGATCGTCGTCGTCTTGCCGACGCCGTTAACACCGACGACGAGCACGACCGACGGCTGCGTCGTGAGCAAGAGCATGGTGTCCTGCACTTTGAGGATGCGCGTGAGGATCTGCACGAACTCCTTTTTCACCTCCGCGCCGGTGCGCAGCTTCTTGAGCTCGATGGCCTTGCGCAGCTGCGCGATGGCCTTGGTCGTCGTCTCCACGCCGGTGTCGGCGAGGATGAGCGTCTCCTCAAGGTCCTCGAAAAATTCCTCGTCCCCCGGCTCATAGGCGGCAAAAATGCCGGTCAGCTGGGCGTCCATCTTCGTCTTGGTCTTGGTCAGGCCCTGTTTGATCTTATCAAAAAATCCCATAGAACTATCTTCTCCGTTACGATATGGTTTTAGCCGCTTCATCCAGCGAAAGCTCGATGACGCGGGACACGCCTTTTTCCTGCATGGTCACGCCGAACAGATGGTCGGCCTCCTCCATGGTGCCGCGGCGGTGCGTAATGACGAGAAACTGCGTGTTCTTGGCGAGGCGGCGCATGTACTGCACATAGCGCGTGACATTTGCCTCGTCGAGCGCAGCCTCGATCTCGTCCATGACGCAAAACGGCGTCGGCCGCACCTTCAAAATGGCAAAATAGAGTGCGATGGCCACAAACGCCATCTCGCCGCCGGACATGAGGCTCAGCGTCGAGAGCGCCTTGCCGGGCGGCTGCACCTTGATCTCAATACCGCTGTCGAGCACGTGCTCCGGGTCTTCAAGCACGAGCGCGGCCTTGCCGCCGCCGAACAGCTCCAGAAATGTCTGGCGGAACGCCTGGTCGATCGCCTGAAACTGCGTGGTGAAGATGCCCTCCATCTCCCCCGTCACGTCGGCGATGATGCCGGTCAGCTCGCGCTTGGCCTTGAGGATGTCGTCCCGCTGGCCGGTAAGGAAGGTGTAGCGCGTGTTCACGCGCGTGAATTCGTCGATCGCGCCGAGGTTCGGCGTGCCCAGTGCTCCGATATTGCGCCGCAGCTCGGCGATCTGCCGGTTGGCCTTCGTCATGTTCTCGATCGGCTGACGCAGCGCCTCGGCCGCCGTGCGGCTGAGCTCATAATTGTCCCAGAGTTTATCGAGGATCTGCTTTTCCTCCATGTCGGCCGAGAGCTTCTTCTGCTCGAAGCGCGACACAAGCCCCTGCATATCCAGCAGGTCGCGGTTGCGTGCCTGCGCGTCGCGGTCGGTGCGGGTGCGCTGGCCCTCGAGCTCCAGCTTGCGGCTGCTGCACGCGGCGAGGTCGCTGCGCAGCGTTTCGGCGCGCTGGCGCAGTTCGGCCAGGCGGCGCTCATGCATCTGCAGGGTCTGTTGCAGCTGCTGCGTGCCGGCCTCGGCCTGCTCGATCTGGGCAAGGCGGGCCGTGCGGTCGCCGGTCATTTCCTCAAAGAGGTCGTGGATCTGTTGCGTCGTGCGCGTGATGGTCTCGCGCTCGGCGTCCAGAGACGCCGACTCCGCCCGCAGGCCGGCCAGCTGATCGGCCAGTTCCTGACGGCGGCGGTCAAACGCGCCGCGGCCCAGCTCGCTCCGGTCGCGCTCTGCGCGAAGCGCGGCGAGCGCCTGCTCCGCCGAAAGCGCGTCGGCGCGGGCGGCCGCGATGCGATCCTGATTCGCCTTCTGCTGCGCGCGGCAGGCGTCGATGGACGCATTCTGCCCCGCAATGGTCTCCTGCGCGGCGTTTTTCAGCAGCGCGACCTGCGCGGCTTCGGACTCCGCCTTGTGCAGCGTCTCGACCGCCTGCTCCAGCTGCGCCTGCACGGTGTCGAGCTGCGCATGGGCCGCGTCGAGCGCCGTCTGCGCGTCCTCAAGCTCGGCCTCGCACTGCTTTTTCTCCAGCGTGAGCGTGTCGAGCGCCGCGCGCAGGCGCTTGAGCTCGTTTGCGCGGGAAAGGATGCCGCTGCCCTTGGCGGCGCTGCCGCCGGTGAGCGAGCCGCCCGCGTTGACGAGCTGCCCGTCGAGCGTGACGATGCGGTAGCGGTGGTCATAGCGCCTGGAGATGGCGATGGCATCTTTCATCGTCTCGGCCACGACGGTGCGGCCGAGGAGATTGCTGACGATATTGCGGTAAGCGGCGGCGCAGGTGACAAGCGTATCGGCCACGCCGACATAGCCCGGCTCCTGATCCGGCACGCTGTTTAAGTGCATCGGACGGATGGTATCGAGCGGCAGGAACGTCGCGCGGCCGGTCTCGCGCCGGCGCAGCAGCTCAATGGCCTGCGCGCCGCAGCTTTGCGTATCGACGACGATGTTCTGCGCCGCGGCGCCGAGCGCCGTCTCGATGGCGAGGGCGTAGCGGTCGCCAGTCTTGATGAGGTTTGCGACCGGGCCGCGCACGCCGCGCAGCGTCCCCTTTTCGGCCGCGTGCATGACGGCCTTGACCGCGCGGTTGTAGCCCTCGAAGTCCTTTTCCATCTCCGTGAGCATACGGATGCGCGACTCGGTGCTGCGCAGGTCAACCGTCAGACCGGACAGCCGCTCCTGCTGTCGGGTGAGCGCCTGCTCACAGGCGGAAAGGCGCTGGGCCTTTTCCCTTTGCTCCGCGCGCAGGGCGTCGCACGCGGTGCGCGCCTGCTGCTGCGCTGTCTGCTTTTCCTGCTGCTGCGTCTCAAGCGCCGCCAGATGCTCGGCCGCTTCCGCGGCGGCGGTGGCGACGGCGTTTTCCTGATCGAGCAGCTCCTGCGATTTATCCGCCAGGAGCGTGATGCGCGTGCGGCACTCGGCCAGCGCGCTGCTCTGCGCGCTCTCTTTGGCGAGCAGCTCCGTGTACGCGCGCTCGGCCTCGCCGGAGGAGGCCGCGTTGCGGTCGATCTCGGCGAGCACGGATTGTATCTCCTGCGCGTGCTGCGCCTTTTCGGCCTCGATCTCCTGCAGGCGGCGCTGCTGCGCGTCGATCTGTGCCTGCAGAGCGTCCGCACGGTCAGTCTGCTCGGATACCTCCACGCGCAGGCGCGCGATGCTGTCGGCACTGTTTTGCAGGTTCGTGCGCACGACGGCCGCGGCGCTCTCGCACTCGGCAGCGGCGCTCTCGGCCTCGGAGATCTGCTCGCGTGTGCGCTCGGACTCCAGATCCTTCTCGCGCATCTTCTGCGCGATGTTCTCCGACGCTGCATAGAGCTGCTCGAGCTCACGCTGCGCGCCGGCGAGGTTTTCCTTCGCGGTCTGATAATCGCGGTTCACGGTCTCAGCCTGCGCGTGCAGCCGGTCGAGCGTCTCCATCCAGACGGAAACCTCCGCGCTCTTGAGCTCGTCGCGCAATCGGAGATACTTCTTCGCCGTCTCGGCCTGCTTGCGCAGGGGCTCAACCTGCAGCTCCAGCTCATCGACCTTGTCGTTGATGCGCAGGAGGTTTTCCTCCGTGCGGGCGAGCTTGCGCTCCGACTCCTCCTTGCGGTAGCGGTAGCGCGAGATGCCGGCCGCTTCCTCAAAGATCTCGCGGCGCTCGTTGCTCTTGCCGGAAACGATCTCGGCGATGCGACCCTGCCCGATGATCGAGTACCCGTCGCGGCCGAGACCGGTGTCCATGAGCAGCTCGTTGATATCGCGCAGGCGGCAGGCCTCGCGGTTGATATAATATTCGCTCTCGCCGCTGCGGTAATAGCGGCGGGTGATCATGACCTCGGTGTTCTCGGTGTCGAAGATGCCGGTGCTGTTGTCAAGGATGAGCGACACCTGCGCAAAGCCCATGGGGCTGCGCTTTTCCGTGCCGCCGAAGATGACATCCTCCATCTTGCCGCCGCGCAGCGTTTTCGTGCGCTGCTCGCCCATGACCCACAGGATGGCGTCCGATATGTTCGACTTGCCGCTCCCGTTCGGGCCGACAATCGCCGTGATCTCCTGGTCAAAATTCAGGCGCGTCTTGTCCGGGAAGGACTTGAAGCCCTGGATCTCCAATGCTTTTAAGTACACAAAATCCCTCGCATATCCGGCGTCTGCGCGTGCAGAGACGCCGCTGATATCTCAAATCAAAGTAATACAAAGTAGAGTATACCGCCAAAAATGCCATTTTGCAACGGCCGGAGCGCATTTTTTCAGATGTGAAAAAATGCAGCCGCCTGCGTTTTCGCAGGCGGCTGCATGCCGTTATTGCGGCATCTGTTCGAGCGCGCACCGGGCGGCGGACTGCTCCGCCTCCTTTTTCGTGCGGCCGGTGCCGCGGCCGATCTCGCTGCCGTTGAGCAGCACGGCCATGGTGAATGTCTTGTTATGGTCCGGACCGCTCTCGGCGCAGACGGTATAGGAAAGCGTCTGCCCGGCGCGGCGCTGCACGCGCTCCTGCAGCTCGGTCTTATAGTCCTCGACGTGGTGGATCTCCCCCTCGGCCAGACCGTTGAGGATGTGCGCGAGGATAAAGCGCTGCGCGGGCTCCAGCCCGCCGTCAAGATACATGGCGGCGATGACCGCCTCCACCGCGTCGGCGAGAATGGACGGCCGCTCTCTGCCGCCGCTGCGCTCCTCCCCGTGGCCGAGGCGGATATAGTCGCCCAGATGCAGCGTGAGCGCCACGCCGTGCAGCGCCTGCTCGCAGACGAGCTCGGCACGCAGGCGGCTCATCTTCCCCTCCGGCATGTCGGGATAGAGCGCATAGAGCCGCGTCGCCGTGACCATACCGAGCACGGAATCGCCTAGAAACTCGAGCCGCTCGTTGCTGGTATAGCCCCGCGCGCGGTTTTCATTGGCATAGGAGCTGTGCATGAGCGCATTCTCCAGCAGCGCCCGGTCGCGGAACGTGTAGCCCAGGCGGGCCTCCAGCGCCTCCATCAGTTGCTCTCCTTCGCCGCGTGCTTGTCCACACGCATGTAGGAGATGTTGGCCGTGATGTCGTCAATGATGCCGGAATCGACAAAGGCGATCGCCTGACGGATGGCGTTGTAGATCGCGCGCGCATCAGATGAGCCGTGGGCCTTGATGACCGGCTTGCTGATGCCGAGCATGGCCGTGCCGCCGACCTCGTTCGGGTCAAGCGATGCCTTGAGCGCGTGGAACTCGTCCCTGATGGCAAGGGCAGCCATCTTGGTCTTGAAGTTTTTCATGAAAATGCCCTTGAGCTGGCGCGTCATGTACTTGATGCTGCCCTCGATGCCCTTGAGCAGCACATTGCCGGTAAAGCCGTCCGTGACGACGACGTCCACATCGCCGCTGAACACCTGCGACGCCTCAACGTTGCCGATAAAGCGGATGCGGCCGGCGGCGTCCGCCGCCTTGAGCAGCGGGAATGTCTCGTGCTGGAGCTCAGAGCCCTTGTGATCCTCGGTGCCGTTGCTGAGCAGGCCGACGCGCGGCGCGGCGATGCCGAGCATGGTGCGGGCATAATAGCTGCCCATATAGGCAAACTGCAGCAGGTACTCCGGCGTGCAGTCGGCGTTGGCGCCGCAGTCGATGAGCATGACGCCCGCGTCGCCGTTCGGCAGCACAGGGGCCAGCGCCGCGCGGCGGATACCGTGGATGCGCTTGACGATGAGCGTAGCGCCGGTGAGCAGCGCGCCGGTGCTGCCGGCAGAGACGACCGCGTCGCCCTTGCCGTCGCGCAGCATATTGAGCGCGACCGTCATGGAAGCGTCCTTCTTGCGGCGGGTGGCTGTGCTGGGGTCGTCGTCCATGGTGATGACTTCGCTCGCGTCGATGATCTCGAGCTTGGCCTGCTCATTGCGCAGGCAGGCCTCAATGGCGGCGCGCTGGCCGACGAGCACGATCTCCGCGCCCAGCTCCTGCTGCGCGTGCACCGCGCCCTTGACGATCTCGTCCGGAGCGAGGTCACCGCTCATTGCGTCCACAAGAATTCTCATAGATGAAAAACCTCCTTTTGTTTCAGCCCGTCCAGGATCTGCAGGCTGCGCGCCGAGATCTCCGCGTTCTTATTGCGCTTGCCGCGCACGCGGTGATCCAGCGGTGTGATGATGCCAAAATTGATGTTCATGGGTTGAAAATCGCCGACGCTGCCGCCGGAAATGTACAGCGACAGTGCGCCGATGGCCGTCTCTTGCGGGAAATCGACAGGCGGCAGTCCGAGCAGCTGCGCGGCCGTCTCGATGCCGACGAGCGCGCCGGACGCACACGACTCCACATAACCCTCGACGCCGGTCATCTGCCCGGCGAAGCGGATGCGCGGGTCGCGCCGGAGACGATAATACCGGTCGAGCAGCTGCGGGGAATTTAAATAGGTGTTGCGGTGCATGACGCCGTAGCGGACGAAATCCGCATTCCGCAGCGCCGGGATCATGGAAAAGACGCGCTTTTGCTCGCCGAACGTCAGGTGCGTCTGGAAGCCGACAATGTTATACAGCGTGCCCCCGGCGTTGTCGCGCCGGAGCTGCACGACGGCATAGTTGTCGCGCCCGGTGCGCGGGTCGCGCAGGCCGACCGGCTTGAGCGGGCCGTAGCGCAGCGTGTCCTCCCCGCGGCGGGCCATGACCTCGACCGGCATGCAGCCCTCAAAGACTGCACCGTCGTCAAAGCCGTGGATGGGCGCTTCCTTTGCGCTGCGCAGCTCCTGCACGAAAGCGGTATACTCCGCCTGATCCATGGGACAGTTGACGTAGTCGGCCGTGCCCTTGTCGTAGCGGCTGGCAAAAAAGGCGCTGTCCATGTCCACGCTCTCGAGCGTGACGATGGGGGCAACGGCATCGTAAAAATGCAGGTCGAACTCCGGGCAGAGGCGCTGGATCTCGGCCGCCATGGCATCGCTCGTGAGCGGGCCGGTCGCAATGACGACCTCACCGTCCGGGATGGCGTCGGCCTCGGCGCGCTCGACGGTGATGTTCGGATGCGCGCAGATGCGCTCCGTGATCTCGCGCGCGAACGCCTCGCGGTCCACGGCGAGCGCGCCGCCGGCGGCGACGCGGTTGTGATCCGCGCTCGCAAGCACGAC from Clostridiales bacterium carries:
- the leuS gene encoding leucine--tRNA ligase, with protein sequence MKYDFQAIEKKWQARWEEEKPFAAVTGDPRPKFYGLIEFPYPSGQGLHVGHPRPFTAMDIICRKRRMQGYNVLFPIGFDAFGLPTENYAIKNHIHPAVVTKNNIANFTKQLKMLGYSFDWDRAVDTTDPSYYKWTQWIFLQMYKHGLAYKTTMPVNWCTSCKCVLANEEVVNGVCERCGSEVVRKEKSQWMLAITKYAQRLIDDLDDVDYIERVKTQQRNWIGRSTGAEITFKTNVGDDITVYTTRADTLFGTTYMVISPEHPLLKQWQPHIANWDAVAAYQEEAAHKSDFERGELNKEKTGVRLEGIEVMNPVTHKALPMFVSDYVLMGYGTGIVMGVPGHDQRDWEFATKFGLPIVEVVAGGDVTKEAFVAKDDSAVMVNSGFLNGMTVKEAIPAMKKYVVEQGFGKEKVNYKLRDWVFSRQRYWGEPIPLVNCPKCGWVPIPEDQLPLVLPQVDSYEPTDDGESPLSKMTDWVNTTCPQCGGPAKRETDTMPQWAGSSWYFLRYMDPHNDKALASKEALDYWSPVDWYNGGMEHTTLHLLYSRFWHKFLYDIGVVPTKEPYQKRTSHGMILGEGGEKMSKSRGNVVNPNDIVDQYGADTMRLHIMFIGDFEKAVTWSNEAVKGSKRFLDRVWNLAESCTDDPAISDKNEAIIHKTIKKVTEDIDELKMNTAIASMMTMVNEFAANGCTKGDMEQLLLLLSPFAPHIVEELWERLGFAAKYGKMCCQCDWPTYDETKTVDTTVTMAVQVLGKLKGTVTVAKDSDQQTVVDAALQLDKVQRQMEGMQIVKVIHVPNKLVNLILKPKA
- the rsfS gene encoding ribosome silencing factor, with product MPANELAAVIVKALDAKKGENIQLLKTQDLTTLADYFVICTASSSTHVKTLTDAVEAAADDVGEPVLRREGHRSGSWVLLDYGCVIVHVFQDEARKFYDLERLWSDAEVVDISDMRA
- a CDS encoding LCP family protein; this translates as MKRRQSDDRYPGDYGGYDDQGYDRYDGGYDDSYDDGSGFQDDPFSEASAAVNHRVQAQQSQAKRKKKKKVRITVIVVVVLALLIGEFAILMNHWVSPPSLSDGDSDDVSVSTDGRKKGCYTFLIAGKDRAAGLTDTVLVGMLDTENQSLKFVSIPRDTAVNVSYKPKKMNQYYAAAENNGRDGVEALIGGAEQILGYRVDSYALFDVEVFVELIDAMGGIDFDVPVDMDYDDPGQDLSIHVQKGYQHLNGYQTMGVFRFRNTYANGDIGRIDVQHQLLKAMTSQFLKLHNIPNLNKLIDIYEKDVTTNLSAGNVMFYVKEFLKLDESAISFETIPANYSGTKNGMSYVFIHVDEWLDYLNTWLNPYTKEITSADVDILYESNGQVVATSGTVQGPNKW
- the nadD gene encoding nicotinate (nicotinamide) nucleotide adenylyltransferase → MKICIYGGSFNPPHLGHTAALRAVRAAIRPDLTLVIPDRIPPHKELTAGSPEPAERLLMTMMAFAGEPGVEVSDMELHRSGKSYTADTVRELSACNPDAELYLVIGTDMLTTFEQWHDFRYLLAQVTLVALARTGDEHAEVERFSAYLRGTYDARVIALPAEPVPVTSTAVRALLPRRRGSEYLAPNVYAHIIQQRLYGAKPDLNWLREQAYPMLKPRRISHVWGCEHEARHLAERWGCDPDAAAEAGILHDCTKKLELSDQLLLSDKYGIINDTVETANTKLLHAKTGAAVARDRFGVPLEIENAIRWHTTGKPDMTTLEKVLYMADYIEPSRDFDGVDELRRLAYTDLDAAMVLGLKMSLEDLKAGGITPHENTVQALNWYQGREKEYEKTTE
- a CDS encoding YhbY family RNA-binding protein, which gives rise to MLTSKQRAQLRGLAATEDTIVHIGKGGITDNIITQMSDALKARELVKGRVLENSLLSAREACDRLAEVCRAEPVQVIGSKFVLYKRNEQKPKIELVKKARK
- the rdgB gene encoding RdgB/HAM1 family non-canonical purine NTP pyrophosphatase, producing the protein MILASNNAHKLEEFRAIFADMGIEIIPQSAAGCHFEVDETGETFEENAYLKAIAVTRATGQPAVADDSGLMVDALGGAPGVHSARYTGRHEDSDAARYTLLLHNLGDRTDRTARFVSCICCTFPNGDVLRARGTCEGSILFAPRGENGFGYDPVFQPDGYACSMAELRPEEKNAISHRGNALKILKEELRNYYADK
- the ftsY gene encoding signal recognition particle-docking protein FtsY — protein: MGFFDKIKQGLTKTKTKMDAQLTGIFAAYEPGDEEFFEDLEETLILADTGVETTTKAIAQLRKAIELKKLRTGAEVKKEFVQILTRILKVQDTMLLLTTQPSVVLVVGVNGVGKTTTIGKLAAQLKKEGNRVLLSAADTFRAAAADQLTVWAQRAGVDIVKHEEGSDPAAVVFDSIQAAKARGTDVVIIDTAGRLHNKTNLMNELNKITRVIRRELPEADIETLMVLDATTGQNGLIQAKQFLDTADLTGIVLTKLDGTAKGGIVFAIANDLQLPVKYVGVGEQIDDLLEFKPAEFVEALLS